GCACAGGTTAACAAGATACTGGACGATATCGGGATAGACATGGACGGGTTATTCGAGACCTTCGACATCCCGTCCATCTCCTTCCGTTTAAAGGAGAACCTCTCGCTCCTTCAGGAGCTTGAGGACGACCTCTCAAGGCGCGTGGGTGAGACCACACCCTCGGCCGGATTCTCGGACAAAAAGAACAAGGACCCCCACATCCAGTGGATATACAAGAAGAAGCGCAACCGCGTCCTTGCCCTTGAGAGGCTCCGCTCGGCCATAACAGCCCACAAGATGGCCCTCGCACTCATATCCGCCAACTACACGTTCCTCATGGGGAAGAAACTCGTGAGCCTCAGGGAGCTCACAAGGGAGAACGTCGAACGGATCAAGGCCGTTCCCAACCCTATTCAACTCGGGCGCGTTGAGGTTCTTCCCCACCTTGCCTACTCCGGCGACGTCCTCCGTCTGCTCGCCAGGGAGAGCGTGGACGTCAGGGAGTCGTTCAAGTTCATAAAGGGCAAGCTCCGCGAGAAAGGAACCGTCAGGAACCGCGGGATCAGGATAGAGGTCGAGTACTGGGAGAACAACCGGCTGAAGAAGGCCCGCCTCGACCTGCCCACGGATGCGGACATAGAGGCTGAACTCCGCCAGAGGTACGGGAGGCGCTTCCGCTGGCGCGTGCTGAGCTTCGTCAAGACGCGTGGAGTGCTCATAAACAACCACTACACGGTTGACAACCTGGCCCTGGCCTACTCCATCCTCGATCCTGAAAACGGCGCCAGGAAGCTCGGCCTCGACCTCTTCCGCTACTACTTCCTGACCTCCGAGAACGAGAGGGAGGGCCTGGGCCTCTATCCGGACATAAGGCTCTGCATCGACTGCCACTATTCGATATTTGACCTTCCCTTCGCCGACGAGAAGGGATTCAGAACGGGCCACGGCAGCATGCTCCTCATAAGGAAGTGCGAGATGGAAAAGGCCCTCGTGGGGAGGAGGAAGGACATAGCCAACGTTCCCAACCACCTCCTTGGGGGGGTGCTCCTCTACGGGATGAGCGAGTACAGCGAGGACAAAGTCGCGGAGCTTCTCGGCATTCAGGCCGACGAGCTGGTTGAGGCCGTGAAGAAGTTCGTCATCTCCGGCCTGCACAGGAGGCTCTTCGCCGACACAAAGAAGTTCGAGAAGTTCATGCCCAAGAGCGACAAGGCCAAACAGTTCCTGGCCCTCCTCCAGGGGTGAGGGTATGAGGGTGGAGATAAAAGCGCGCAACAACGCCGAGCTGATAACAAAGCTCAGGGAGTCCCTGAACGAGGAGGTTACTGAGGTCTACATCAACCTCCGCCCAACGAAGGAGATACTCGTCAGGATACTCGAGCGGGCGCCCAACGTGCGCAAAATCTCCTGCC
Above is a window of Thermococcus celericrescens DNA encoding:
- a CDS encoding DUF530 family protein, coding for MTTTEELVAQVNKILDDIGIDMDGLFETFDIPSISFRLKENLSLLQELEDDLSRRVGETTPSAGFSDKKNKDPHIQWIYKKKRNRVLALERLRSAITAHKMALALISANYTFLMGKKLVSLRELTRENVERIKAVPNPIQLGRVEVLPHLAYSGDVLRLLARESVDVRESFKFIKGKLREKGTVRNRGIRIEVEYWENNRLKKARLDLPTDADIEAELRQRYGRRFRWRVLSFVKTRGVLINNHYTVDNLALAYSILDPENGARKLGLDLFRYYFLTSENEREGLGLYPDIRLCIDCHYSIFDLPFADEKGFRTGHGSMLLIRKCEMEKALVGRRKDIANVPNHLLGGVLLYGMSEYSEDKVAELLGIQADELVEAVKKFVISGLHRRLFADTKKFEKFMPKSDKAKQFLALLQG